The proteins below come from a single Streptomyces sp. B3I8 genomic window:
- a CDS encoding P-II family nitrogen regulator — protein MKLITAVVKPHRLDEVKTALQELGVHGLTVTEASGYGRQRGHTEVYRGAEYRVDLVPKVRIEVVVSDADAEPVIDAIVAAARTGKIGDGKVWSVPVDTVARVRTDERGEAAL, from the coding sequence ATGAAACTCATCACCGCCGTCGTCAAGCCGCACCGCCTCGACGAGGTGAAGACCGCGCTGCAGGAACTCGGGGTGCACGGCCTGACCGTGACCGAGGCCAGCGGGTACGGGCGGCAGCGGGGGCACACCGAGGTCTACCGGGGGGCGGAGTACCGGGTGGACCTGGTGCCCAAGGTACGGATCGAGGTCGTCGTGTCCGACGCGGACGCGGAGCCGGTGATCGACGCGATCGTCGCGGCGGCGCGCACGGGGAAGATCGGCGACGGCAAGGTCTGGTCGGTCCCCGTGGACACGGTGGCCCGCGTCCGCACGGACGAACGCGGGGAAGCCGCGCTGTAG
- a CDS encoding MmcQ/YjbR family DNA-binding protein — translation MTPQELRALCLSFNAVVEDFPFNPDTSVFKVLGKMFALTNLGARPLTVNLKCDPEDAVRLRETPGHEGLIVPGYHMNKRHWNTVTVDGALPDRLVRELVEDSYDLVVAGLPRAERLRLDRP, via the coding sequence ATGACCCCGCAGGAACTGCGCGCCCTGTGCCTGTCCTTCAACGCGGTGGTGGAGGACTTCCCGTTCAACCCGGACACCTCGGTCTTCAAGGTGCTGGGGAAGATGTTCGCGCTGACGAACCTAGGGGCGCGGCCGCTGACGGTCAACCTGAAGTGCGACCCGGAGGACGCGGTGCGGCTCCGGGAGACGCCGGGGCACGAGGGGCTGATCGTTCCCGGGTACCACATGAACAAGCGGCACTGGAACACCGTGACGGTGGACGGGGCCCTGCCGGACCGGCTGGTGCGGGAGCTGGTGGAGGACTCGTACGACCTGGTCGTGGCGGGGTTGCCACGGGCGGAGCGGCTGCGGCTGGACCGCCCCTGA
- a CDS encoding ammonium transporter, with protein METVTLSAAHASALSAGDTAWLLAATALVLLMTPGLALFYGGMVRTKSVLNMLMMSFVSIALVTVVWLAAGYSLAFGDDTFAGLIGGLDHLGMAGIGPADVHGTVPTLLFATFQLTFAIITAALISGAVADRARFAAWLVFVPVWTLLVYVPVSHWVWGPRGWVSASLGALDFAGGLPVEITSGASGLALCLVLGPRLGFKKDAMRPHNLPMVVMGAGLLWFGWFGFNAGSALRADGLAAAAFLNTLAAGCTGLLGWLVVEQRRDGHPTTLGAASGAVAGLVAITPSCGTVSLLGALVVGLAAGVLCSYAVSWKFRLNYDDSLDVVGVHLVGGIVGTVLIGVFAARGMTGGAEGLLYGGGFGQLGRQLVAAAAVGAYAFAVTYGIGRALHRVMGFRASEEQEHTGLDLTVHAETAYDHGVLGHGAPVSSSVLHSAQKAGSQP; from the coding sequence GTGGAGACCGTCACCCTGTCCGCCGCCCACGCCTCGGCCCTCTCCGCCGGTGACACCGCCTGGCTGCTCGCCGCCACCGCCCTCGTCCTGCTGATGACCCCCGGGCTCGCCCTCTTCTACGGCGGCATGGTCCGCACCAAGAGCGTGCTCAACATGCTGATGATGAGCTTCGTCTCGATCGCCCTCGTCACGGTGGTGTGGCTGGCCGCCGGCTACTCCCTGGCCTTCGGCGACGACACCTTCGCCGGGCTGATCGGCGGCCTCGACCACCTCGGCATGGCCGGCATCGGCCCGGCCGACGTGCACGGCACCGTCCCCACCCTCCTCTTCGCCACCTTCCAGCTCACCTTCGCGATCATCACCGCCGCGCTGATCAGCGGGGCCGTCGCGGACCGGGCCAGGTTCGCGGCCTGGCTGGTCTTCGTCCCCGTGTGGACCCTCCTCGTATACGTTCCCGTCAGCCACTGGGTGTGGGGCCCCCGCGGCTGGGTCTCCGCGAGTCTCGGCGCCCTCGACTTCGCGGGCGGACTGCCCGTGGAGATCACCTCCGGCGCCTCCGGGCTCGCGCTCTGCCTGGTCCTCGGCCCCCGCCTGGGCTTCAAGAAGGACGCCATGCGCCCGCACAACCTGCCGATGGTGGTCATGGGCGCGGGACTGCTCTGGTTCGGCTGGTTCGGCTTCAACGCCGGCTCCGCGCTGCGCGCCGACGGGCTGGCCGCCGCGGCCTTCCTCAACACCCTCGCCGCCGGCTGCACCGGGCTCCTCGGCTGGCTCGTCGTCGAACAGCGGCGCGACGGCCATCCGACGACGCTGGGCGCCGCCTCCGGCGCGGTCGCGGGCCTCGTCGCCATCACGCCCTCCTGCGGTACGGTCTCGCTGCTGGGCGCGCTGGTCGTCGGCCTCGCCGCGGGCGTGCTGTGCTCGTACGCCGTGAGCTGGAAGTTCCGGCTCAACTACGACGACTCCCTCGACGTCGTCGGCGTCCACCTCGTCGGCGGGATCGTCGGCACCGTCCTCATCGGGGTCTTCGCGGCCCGCGGAATGACCGGCGGGGCCGAGGGGCTGCTGTACGGCGGCGGGTTCGGGCAGCTCGGCAGGCAGCTCGTGGCGGCGGCCGCGGTGGGCGCGTACGCCTTCGCGGTGACGTACGGCATCGGCAGGGCGCTCCACCGGGTCATGGGCTTCCGGGCGAGCGAGGAGCAGGAGCACACCGGCCTGGACCTTACGGTGCACGCCGAGACGGCTTACGATCACGGGGTTCTGGGGCACGGTGCCCCGGTCTCGTCCTCCGTGCTCCACTCCGCCCAGAAGGCCGGCAGCCAGCCATGA
- a CDS encoding cytidine deaminase yields MTDSSALDAEDRKIVTLARSARARNGVPEGAAVRDETGRTYVAGSVELPSLRLSALRTAVAMAVASGATSLEAAAVVSGADGIAAEDLAAVRDLGGPGTPVLLAGADGVVRETVAAG; encoded by the coding sequence ATGACCGACAGCAGCGCGCTCGACGCCGAGGACCGCAAGATCGTCACCCTGGCCCGCTCGGCCAGGGCCCGCAACGGGGTGCCCGAGGGGGCGGCCGTGCGGGACGAGACGGGGCGTACGTATGTGGCGGGGAGCGTGGAGCTTCCCTCGCTGCGGTTGAGCGCGTTGCGGACGGCGGTGGCGATGGCGGTGGCGTCGGGGGCGACGTCGCTGGAGGCGGCGGCGGTGGTGTCCGGGGCCGACGGGATCGCGGCGGAGGACCTGGCGGCGGTGCGGGACCTCGGCGGGCCCGGGACGCCGGTTCTCCTCGCGGGGGCGGACGGGGTGGTGCGGGAGACGGTCGCGGCGGGCTGA